The genomic region aataatttctttGCATTTTATGCTTTTCTCACCCATAAAGTTGAGTTGTCAAAGAATCTAATTgtagaatttcttaaaataatagtATCTTAATGTCGAAATAATCTTTTTTACACATTTTGAGTCCAGCATCATTACTGGCACTATTTTTCGaagtttgaaacagtgaaatattcAAAGATTTAATAATCAATTTTTAACTACTGATATTtctttatgaaaatatataaacgggaaagcataaaataaacagtgAAACTATGCTGGTAAATTGTTTAGAAAATGAGCCAGAAAGTGCTCACAAATCGCTATTAAagaatgggctgtgctctgtgaaaaaggggtttaatgcatgtgcttaaagtgtcgtcccagattagcctgtgcagtccgcgcaggctaatcagggaagacactttccgcttttatgatattttttgtttcaagaaagtctcttcttagaaaaattaagttaaggcggtaagtgttgtccgtgattagcctgtatgaacgaccctttaagcacatgcattaaacccctttttcacagagcacggctgaAATCTCATTATAAAATTGATTGGCAGGATACACAGTGGTATGTAGGTCTTTatactttaacattttcataGGCATAAACAATGCCTTttttaaccttttgcatgctgggaaatttgtcgtctgctaaaatcacgtctgctgaatttctaaaattagcattttcttcgatttttttcaaagaatactataaaaatagcaaacagtttggatcctgatgagacgccactttctgtggagtctcatctggatccaaactgtttgcaaaggccttcaaaatttggttccagcactgaaagagttaaatttgTATTTATCGTTAGGgttgattgttattgttaataaatgCTTGGGGATTTTCATTGCATGTTGTTTCTGTGGCTCACCATGCTTGTAAGTCAACACCATACTTCAAAGGTACTTTTTCAAGTTTTGTTTACACTAGCTTACCCTTACTTTCTCAAAATGGTGTGGctaataaaaaacattttgtttgtatgcTTCGTGCCTGCTTCGTTTTGGAGCTAGCTTTTTAAATCTTGTATAACTTATGTATTACAAAATGTGAataatactttataataaaaacatgcaggTCAATGAAAATGTTCACATTTGGTAAGTTTGCTAAATTTCCCATAACAGTTTCATCAATTTTACATTGATGCAATACAACAGTGAATAACCTTAATAATTTTTcatgttggtttatttgtttcCTGAAATAAGAAGCCTGCAATGacttcattttaacccatttatgccaagtggactctcccatatttcgaaattggataaatttatttccaaaattagggatgtctagtatattcaggggtttttctgcctattttgggaaaaggagtctgaccaaattgggaattttttattgacaaaattggccattttgggattttttgcttcgatgaaacggctcatttgggaaaaaattgtgaatttatcctgcttaaataattcagtggtttaaaaaataaatttgtttttagtactgcagttttgtttttcagttacagttacaatctgagataagaactgaacagtcaaaaccttatagcagatattttataccaaaacaaacactagttagtcacacaagttataagacacttcattcttaaaaaaaaaaaaaaaaaacttttttttttttttaattgggattttttttaataatttcggtttgggatcgggtccgtttgctttgagagtgcctccgttttccggaggcacagacagtgctgaaaaacccctgatatttatttctatatttagaatatttcttacagaaattcctttaagcaaacatcattgaccctgatgagacgccgcatcatgcggcgtctcatctgggtcttcgctgtttgccaagaccttttttctagacgctaggcataaatgggttaaagatctGCCATTTAATCAGAATCATACACTTTTGTGTTGTGTCTAACTATGCAATTTACTGTTCTTGTAGGTATTGTCAAAGGTTTCTTTATtgatttatacatatttttcagtATTTAGTTCCttgatatgtttgtgttttcttttcaGCATTGAGAGGTGCAAAGCATCTTTCTGGAGAGACTGAGAGTCAAAGCTCTTCTATACAGGTGCAGTCCcaagtgttttttcaccatttggtAATGGGGCTGattccctttggattgggaaaattggcGGCgctttgactaaaattgggaaattgttgctgttgttttgctaaaaaatgctgaaacatagagaataaaagtgttttcagtatCATATCTACTGAAGTTGAACTTAAATTGCTGGATGGGGGATGAAAAGAATTTTGagatcaaacaaaacaaaacacaaaaatgggggggggcattcaattgggaatttttaggtcccatatATACCTTTTTCTATTCAGAATGGGGCCGAATAGCGGACCCGGTTTtgaaccaaaaaaaaacaactggtCCTATGTATTCTTATCAGTTGTAAGCTTATAATTCAGCAACACAATGAGAACTCGGCATTTACATCATACATGGTTGcatgtatttagtttaaacctattaattcttttattttctcataacatttttttctgaaaacatacattttacagtcatacaaaataaaaaccaatttattctagctcaattgcatagaaagcttttggcttatttgaaacgctctcgagtccgtttcctgggactagcaGGCCATTTTATCAACAGATCTTATCTTAGCGGATCTTATCTTAAATCCAATATGATTTCATTGATAAAACAGTCCACGGTACTTACGATAAGCGTAAGACCAAATCTTACGAATCTTACGTAATATCCCCTTAAGATATGTTTATAAACGGCCTTTAGAACTAGAACTTTGTATCTATGTGGGAAATCTTAAGAACCCTCCTGCAGTGGGGATCAACCCTGTGACCTCCCGATGGCTAcccggacaccatatccactacaccagtGGGACCTCATGCGTTGCATGTATTTGATTGTTGCTCATctacaaaaaaaaagtatttgttaCTGTGTCCAAATTATATCCACATTAATTATTTACTGGTATAGTGTCTATGTAAGTTACTGTCAtccaattataatttattacaaatttgtccatgcataaacaaacacaactactttcttaaataaaatttaaattgttcTGTAATCCATACTGTTTTACACGAACAGTCAAGATGTctcaatataaattattgtgaTTGCATACCAtagtgtttaaatattaaaatttcattgaactttgaCCACTTCACATTATATGATATGTTACAAAAATTCTTTTACTGCGTACATTTTTGCCAACATATTTTAGTAAATAAGTgccgcactctgggaaaatattgctttgtgtaaagtgttgtcccagattagcctgtgcagtctgcacaggctaatcagaaaccacactttgtgcttttatggattttttttttaagaagtcttTTAGCGAAAATTCAATGTAGGCCAAAAGTGTCGACCTTGATAAGCCTGCGCAGGcagcattaagtccagttttcagaGAGCGCagctcatatatattttttccattgCAGGAGGAACATGAATCTTCATATCAAGGTCTACACAGGAGGTATGGGATATTAATCAGTTGTATCTATTCTAGTGTCTAAAACATTACTGTAGTTAGGGAgacatttatcacatgccataccataTATccaatgtaatataaccattacaaatatttttatcttacacatgtgtaatatactttttaagcgttttcattggctttgtTTTcattcgattgaccaatcgcattttgttattttgctgaaatgacgttgcaacgtcaaatgacgtcactaaatgtaaacaacattttgggatttatcattatgtttgtgtaaatatttatttaattgctcatttaaaagcatatgataaaaaagatctgacactagttgtcatttcataccatattttattaaactcgtccaggaatttCTAGTTATTATTAGTTAGTAAgttgccaaaggctcgcttactaacaaaattcctgaactcgtttaataaaatatggtatgatatgacaactcatgccagatcctatatatataaaaGTAGTTGTATTTGCCAGGCAAGCAATCAAacattactgtaaaatcatttatatttgtcagCATGGAATTtccttgttaaaatttaaaacatcaaCCTTTTTCACGAACAAAAAAACTTGGTCATTTTAAAATgagtttgtgttaaatttgtggattgGTTATTCCAAGAAATCAACGAAAACTAATGTCCAACAAATAGAAATAGTTTTACAGTATGTCAAAAAGTGAATTTCTGATGTTGGATAAAAATAGGAATTTAGGACGGTCATTTTCCAAGAACAGTCGGTACCTGTTTATTGGcctacatatttattttttacgaaGTAAACATTGTTTCTTTgagcaaaatgttttattaaataaatgtatcactCCTTCCTTTCTGTTTACTATTATTTCAGGTCATCAAGTAGTTCGGATCACACTTCATCATCAAATGGTTACCCACCCTCCCAGCAAAGCTGTATTGACATTTCTTCTCTCCCCACCCACCAGAATCACAGCTTCTATGCCGCAATTCACAAACGTCTTTTTGGCATATCTGATTCTGACGATTGTTCAGTGGTTGAAGTTATTAAATATATACTGTGGTGCCAGTGTATACAGTATAATAACACAGACTCTGTTTTGCCTTGTTGCGTTGCTCTAACAGAGAGACGCATATTTGTGCTACAACTCAAAAATGCTGAGTCACTTATACAGGAAGTGCCTGCATTGGAGACCTTCTATATTCTCCCTTTGTGCAATATACAACAAGTAATGGTTGGACTATGTTATAGCTTTGTAAGAGTCGAAGAATCATTTGTTGGTTCATCGGgaacatttgtatttattgtgtGGGATTCGGATAAAGGCAAAGAGTTTTATGAGGAACTAAAAATGTGTACAGAAAGTCCATTAAATGGCAGTGGTGAACTAGATGTAATAGATGGTTACCAGGACTGTGATATCTCGAAGCAGTTGTTTGAAGTGGAAGATGCTGCCGGGGAATGCACAGGCAGGATAGCCTACGCTTCTTACGTGACAGTAACAGACACTGGGTGTCATGGGTATTTAGTGATGTCAGAAAATcatgtttacattttcaaaacatgcatctaCTTTTCACCAAAACCAACGTTTGACGCATCAGCATTAAGCCAAGCAAAAagcaaatttgaaatatttgaaaaattcagTGTTGGAGCGGAGATAAGTGAAATAGTAATGAGGAAAAAACACGAACTCAGGAGAGAAGTAcatgaattacctcccttatcACCGTTGTCGGGTATTCAGTATCTGGAACATGAATTGTCGATGGTGTTTCACGAGTTGCTCGGATTTCACAGATTTCACTACACATTCCTGTCAAGTCGCGCCAGAGACACATTCCTCGATGGATTGACCAAACTTCGATCGGAGCATGCCCATCAGATGCTGCCGTCGCCCAGGGAAGACCCAGAAGGTGGGAACGAATCCTCAGAAAGCTCTGGGGATGCTCCGGATGGAGAAAGGGACAGGTCCGGATCCGGAGAAAGGGACAGGTCCGGATCCCAGGACACAAATGGAGACGATGATGATGGGGATGCAGGCAATAGTGCAATGACTTACGAATCTGGTGTTACCCATGACTCTTTGAAGAGTGAACTCAATCTGAGAAAATTTCGCTCTAAAACTGAAGTGGTCATTTTAAAAGACGCTTTAACTGATGAATTACAAGATATGCCAAGTTATGCCGTGTATTACTTGAGTCCAGAACTTACGGCACATCTAGAAAAATGTGTGAGGAACTGCAATCTGTTTCAGCCACTGACTCCAAAAATGCAGTCTCTGACGGAAATGTCGGGCGAGAGACTGGTGCAGTTTTTCCATATGAACATTGTGCCAGTCGGGGAGGAATGCAACGAAGAACTCCATCACATAATCTGGACGAATGCTATCAGTTTCACGAATCCTTTAGAAGAAATACTCACATGCGTTATGATGAGCACAAAAGCGGTGTATCTCCTCTCAGACCAACACGTGGCATTCCAACGACATTCTGGTCGGCCATCTTGGATGACTCATGCCCGCCACGTGTCGGACACTGTCGTCGGACTGCAGTCGAAGATGGCAGATCGACATCACAGCTCGGGCATTCTTCATTCCTCGAAAACCGACTCGACCATGATAAAATCTTACTGCAATTTCAATTTTTCTGACATTAAGCAGATTCATGTTGGGTTGTTTGATCAGTGTTTGAGACTTACTGGTGAAAGACGGGAGAAAGTGATCACCTTGGTTACGAGAGATTCAGAGGCGACCAGTCTTTTCTTGAAACAACTGTCGGCCATGCTGTCTCTCTACATAGCTTCCCCTTCCCTGGAGTCAAGCCTGAGTGATTTCAAGCAGGATTTCTATAAATCGTCTGATAGACGAACGAAGACCACAGTTGAAGGGATCGAGTACACCCATCCAAGCAAGGTGAAATTCTGTTACCCAGGCGAGGAATCCATTGAGGACTTGCTATTCCTCATCAATGAACATCTACGGACTGTGTCTGTACAGTTGGTAGGCCGGGAAAATATTCTGCAATACATCGTCGGATACAAGACTCACTCTAGTCTGGAAGAGATCGAGCCCTTGGCCCTTGAGCCAATCAGCTTTATCCTCACTAACGCCTGCCTCTGTTTTGTCACGGAAGATCTCGTGAGTTACCCGCTCCCGGATTTCGTCCGGGGCCTTCCGAGCATTCCCCGACATCATGTGAATGACGTGAAAAAGATCGAGTACTTGAAGTGCATCAAGCAGAGGAGAAAGGAGCCAAGGGACATCACTCTGATGTTCTCTGATGTGAAGGAAGACATAGTGCTTGTTCCTGATCACTACAGCTTGGAGGACTATGAGAGAGACTCGCCACGTGAAATTCCGGTACGAATTTTTGTGCAGAGTGTGCGGGAGCTGAACAAGTTTCTTATGCTAGTTACCTGTCACTGGAAAGATACACACCCTATGGGGGATGAATTTAAAGTGGTGCAAAtctaatcttttttttaatttttaaaacattaagACTTCTTCGTTTGTTTGCATATGTCACAGTTGCTTTAAGATATAATACATGATCGTCTTAAATGTATTGTGTTCTCCTGAATAGTATTTTTAAGCTTGACTATTCAAAAAAATAGTCTTTGCTATATTCTCACCAAATTGTCTGCATCTGCCTAATACTGCGGTTTAGGTATACTTGCTACATCTTCATATAACAATTTTTGCTACAGATATTTGTTTAAAACTTCACACATGTTCATGGGGTCGTTTTCTGAGGTCACTTACCAAGTCCAATAACTTTGACCTGCAATGAagcagaattatgacccttttttgtaGTTACTTAGAAATTCTGTTAAAGTAACAGTGAAACATAAACATAGCATTATGTCTACTACACATATTCAAGTGAATCTTCATACATGTTTTCATGGAAAGGTCCATGTAAAAAAGTGCAGCTTTTAATTAAATTCAAGTAAATTATAGTAGATGCTAGAATAgttaaaaacaacttttttccgGGCATGGTCACATTTATTGTGTTTCTGTATCATCATTGGTATAGACATGCATAACAACTATCACAGATATTCAACTTCAAATGTGTGTATATGGTCATGATATCAGTTTACCAACAGAAAAGGTGCGTTATACTATCGAAGCATAATAATAGTTTATTGCACTGTCTTggcacagctcttgttgttattgtaagtgttgttgtttttataatgaaataatgtttatatgtCTTCATTGTGGTCAGTTTAGTAATAAGTTAagtttgttacatgtattttattcagatgtAAAGATATTTAACATAAAAACTTAAGGGATCAGGCATTATAATTATATACCCGTGCTCAGCACAAAACGGTATGCTTTACAGTGTCGACAAAGTAAATGCTGGTACATTTTCACGTGTTAACTATCACGATGACaagtttattttgtaaaacatttgatGAACTGTGTTTGTAATTTTGTATCACCAATTTATATATTGATAGGAACAGACTGCAATGACCTGCAGTGTGAATTTGCAAGTGATatctgtttgttttgtatttgttgcaAAGATATAATAAACATTCTAAAACTTCATTGAAATGTCACTATACTCACTATggctatatttatttatattttagctcacctgaataCAAAGTGCTCAATGAGAACTACTGACGTATTGTTGCCATTTATCTGGTAGCGTGTGTCGTTTAGCTAAATATCATTCTATTTGCcacattttttatccaatcttgttgaaacttatttggaatgtttatcttgacaacatCTTAGccgagttcaaatctgggtcatcTGCGTCCCAAAACTACATCTAATTAAAAACCTTGTTCCCCTTAGATATAAAATCAATTTCTCAACCATGATGAAACTTGgcaataatgtttatcttgaccatGTAAAGACAAAGAATCACATGACGTGTAGAAAAAAATAGGTCAGCATATTAAGGCTCAAttgggctcgattggtcattgtcggctcggatactacttacatgtatcccaggtactcttaagtatacttacatgtaccccgggtacggtaaatatactttaaaGTACCCGGTCGAAATAAGGctgtacctgagttgtattcccgcccaaaatccgatgtcgtaaaacgcgataccaattaccgtaaaacgatattgtttatcttagaCAAACTTCTCTTAAGACAtacttctctttttttttaaactgcatcaacatgctttttgagtatgagtttcgataatatagaggccattaaacagaaaattgacataattaatttaaaataataccgCAGACAACGACCGATGCAGCATTAAAattcctgggtatgtttaagtatatatatCCTGCCCGGGGTACATATGTAAGTattcttaagagtacccagggtacatgtaagtagtacccgagccgacaatgaccaatggagcctcaattggcttcatttcaaaccgttagatactgatgagtagcaaacagcataaaacctgaacagactgcgagttaattgc from Dreissena polymorpha isolate Duluth1 chromosome 5, UMN_Dpol_1.0, whole genome shotgun sequence harbors:
- the LOC127880744 gene encoding nischarin-like isoform X3, which produces MAHFGKDIDNITSTSSIQIKGTETNDAFTIYIIQVNVGPYSWTVKHRYSDFHDLHEKLCSGSRLDKNLLPPKKLFGNQSESFIRKRQHDLEVYLQTVLHFVSHKMPSCFASFLEFENYEIHGITQRMAEELYNKGFVINKGDSLLENREPYCTTPLHLYSLTERLKLPEPTCESGDVKRDLGHILDFITRLKCLQVVGEKKVGTSNIDMNSLQFDLSLFKSLQFLELSLCNIGLVGGLEIVKQTLRRLTVRESIESIREVLLQDLPHWRADDGTLLVTHWGGVTHVDFSHNSITQIDDSMQLLPRVVHLEMSHNEIGCIENLHWLSHLVHLDVSYNNIEQLDALHSRLGNLKTLNLAGNRLVSLNGLSKMFSLDHLDLSYNRVQSVDEIKPIGNLPCLEELLLLGNPVTLTLDYRTKTLTLFGERVKEIELDKLSANQKELDTVAVMQAIQKSKDKARDIRLKKESSSASLFESQSPMATSLGNHLSNSSLAHLAGNMSLPQHPSNSSLTLMDGNNLGSQLASRGLDPGDLNSAPSDRNHGTPDTHSSALRGAKHLSGETESQSSSIQEEHESSYQGLHRRSSSSSDHTSSSNGYPPSQQSCIDISSLPTHQNHSFYAAIHKRLFGISDSDDCSVVEVIKYILWCQCIQYNNTDSVLPCCVALTERRIFVLQLKNAESLIQEVPALETFYILPLCNIQQVMVGLCYSFVRVEESFVGSSGTFVFIVWDSDKGKEFYEELKMCTESPLNGSGELDVIDGYQDCDISKQLFEVEDAAGECTGRIAYASYVTVTDTGCHGYLVMSENHVYIFKTCIYFSPKPTFDASALSQAKSKFEIFEKFSVGAEISEIVMRKKHELRREVHELPPLSPLSGIQYLEHELSMVFHELLGFHRFHYTFLSSRARDTFLDGLTKLRSEHAHQMLPSPREDPEGGNESSESSGDAPDGERDRSGSGERDRSGSQDTNGDDDDGDAGNSAMTYESGVTHDSLKSELNLRKFRSKTEVVILKDALTDELQDMPSYAVYYLSPELTAHLEKCVRNCNLFQPLTPKMQSLTEMSGERLVQFFHMNIVPVGEECNEELHHIIWTNAISFTNPLEEILTCVMMSTKAVYLLSDQHVAFQRHSGRPSWMTHARHVSDTVVGLQSKMADRHHSSGILHSSKTDSTMIKSYCNFNFSDIKQIHVGLFDQCLRLTGERREKVITLVTRDSEATSLFLKQLSAMLSLYIASPSLESSLSDFKQDFYKSSDRRTKTTVEGIEYTHPSKVKFCYPGEESIEDLLFLINEHLRTVSVQLVGRENILQYIVGYKTHSSLEEIEPLALEPISFILTNACLCFVTEDLVSYPLPDFVRGLPSIPRHHVNDVKKIEYLKCIKQRRKEPRDITLMFSDVKEDIVLVPDHYSLEDYERDSPREIPVRIFVQSVRELNKFLMLVTCHWKDTHPMGDEFKVVQI
- the LOC127880744 gene encoding nischarin-like isoform X2, with product MAHFGKDIDNITSTSSIQIKGTETNDAFTIYIIQVNVGPYSWTVKHRYSDFHDLHEKLCSGSRLDKNLLPPKKLFGNQSESFIRKRQHDLEVYLQTVLHFVSHKMPSCFASFLEFENYEIHGITQRMAEELYNKGDSLLENREPYCTTPLHLYSLTERLKLPEPTCESGDVKRDLGHILDFITRLKCLQVVGEKKVGTSNIDMNSLQFDLSLFKSLQFLELSLCNIGLVGGLEIVKQTLRRLTVRESIESIREVLLQDLPHWRADDGTLLVTHWGGVTHVDFSHNSITQIDDSMQLLPRVVHLEMSHNEIGCIENLHWLSHLVHLDVSYNNIEQLDALHSRLGNLKTLNLAGNRLVSLNGLSKMFSLDHLDLSYNRVQSVDEIKPIGNLPCLEELLLLGNPVTLTLDYRTKTLTLFGERVKEIELDKLSANQKELDTVAVMQAIQKSKDKARDIRLKKESSSASLFESQSPMATSLGNHLSNSSLAHLAGNMSLPQHPSNSSLTLMDGNNLGSQLASRGLDPGDLNSAPSDRNHGTPDTHSSGNEVRQTTPLLQKYNLFSRHSQPALRGAKHLSGETESQSSSIQEEHESSYQGLHRRSSSSSDHTSSSNGYPPSQQSCIDISSLPTHQNHSFYAAIHKRLFGISDSDDCSVVEVIKYILWCQCIQYNNTDSVLPCCVALTERRIFVLQLKNAESLIQEVPALETFYILPLCNIQQVMVGLCYSFVRVEESFVGSSGTFVFIVWDSDKGKEFYEELKMCTESPLNGSGELDVIDGYQDCDISKQLFEVEDAAGECTGRIAYASYVTVTDTGCHGYLVMSENHVYIFKTCIYFSPKPTFDASALSQAKSKFEIFEKFSVGAEISEIVMRKKHELRREVHELPPLSPLSGIQYLEHELSMVFHELLGFHRFHYTFLSSRARDTFLDGLTKLRSEHAHQMLPSPREDPEGGNESSESSGDAPDGERDRSGSGERDRSGSQDTNGDDDDGDAGNSAMTYESGVTHDSLKSELNLRKFRSKTEVVILKDALTDELQDMPSYAVYYLSPELTAHLEKCVRNCNLFQPLTPKMQSLTEMSGERLVQFFHMNIVPVGEECNEELHHIIWTNAISFTNPLEEILTCVMMSTKAVYLLSDQHVAFQRHSGRPSWMTHARHVSDTVVGLQSKMADRHHSSGILHSSKTDSTMIKSYCNFNFSDIKQIHVGLFDQCLRLTGERREKVITLVTRDSEATSLFLKQLSAMLSLYIASPSLESSLSDFKQDFYKSSDRRTKTTVEGIEYTHPSKVKFCYPGEESIEDLLFLINEHLRTVSVQLVGRENILQYIVGYKTHSSLEEIEPLALEPISFILTNACLCFVTEDLVSYPLPDFVRGLPSIPRHHVNDVKKIEYLKCIKQRRKEPRDITLMFSDVKEDIVLVPDHYSLEDYERDSPREIPVRIFVQSVRELNKFLMLVTCHWKDTHPMGDEFKVVQI
- the LOC127880744 gene encoding nischarin-like isoform X1; the protein is MAHFGKDIDNITSTSSIQIKGTETNDAFTIYIIQVNVGPYSWTVKHRYSDFHDLHEKLCSGSRLDKNLLPPKKLFGNQSESFIRKRQHDLEVYLQTVLHFVSHKMPSCFASFLEFENYEIHGITQRMAEELYNKGFVINKGDSLLENREPYCTTPLHLYSLTERLKLPEPTCESGDVKRDLGHILDFITRLKCLQVVGEKKVGTSNIDMNSLQFDLSLFKSLQFLELSLCNIGLVGGLEIVKQTLRRLTVRESIESIREVLLQDLPHWRADDGTLLVTHWGGVTHVDFSHNSITQIDDSMQLLPRVVHLEMSHNEIGCIENLHWLSHLVHLDVSYNNIEQLDALHSRLGNLKTLNLAGNRLVSLNGLSKMFSLDHLDLSYNRVQSVDEIKPIGNLPCLEELLLLGNPVTLTLDYRTKTLTLFGERVKEIELDKLSANQKELDTVAVMQAIQKSKDKARDIRLKKESSSASLFESQSPMATSLGNHLSNSSLAHLAGNMSLPQHPSNSSLTLMDGNNLGSQLASRGLDPGDLNSAPSDRNHGTPDTHSSGNEVRQTTPLLQKYNLFSRHSQPALRGAKHLSGETESQSSSIQEEHESSYQGLHRRSSSSSDHTSSSNGYPPSQQSCIDISSLPTHQNHSFYAAIHKRLFGISDSDDCSVVEVIKYILWCQCIQYNNTDSVLPCCVALTERRIFVLQLKNAESLIQEVPALETFYILPLCNIQQVMVGLCYSFVRVEESFVGSSGTFVFIVWDSDKGKEFYEELKMCTESPLNGSGELDVIDGYQDCDISKQLFEVEDAAGECTGRIAYASYVTVTDTGCHGYLVMSENHVYIFKTCIYFSPKPTFDASALSQAKSKFEIFEKFSVGAEISEIVMRKKHELRREVHELPPLSPLSGIQYLEHELSMVFHELLGFHRFHYTFLSSRARDTFLDGLTKLRSEHAHQMLPSPREDPEGGNESSESSGDAPDGERDRSGSGERDRSGSQDTNGDDDDGDAGNSAMTYESGVTHDSLKSELNLRKFRSKTEVVILKDALTDELQDMPSYAVYYLSPELTAHLEKCVRNCNLFQPLTPKMQSLTEMSGERLVQFFHMNIVPVGEECNEELHHIIWTNAISFTNPLEEILTCVMMSTKAVYLLSDQHVAFQRHSGRPSWMTHARHVSDTVVGLQSKMADRHHSSGILHSSKTDSTMIKSYCNFNFSDIKQIHVGLFDQCLRLTGERREKVITLVTRDSEATSLFLKQLSAMLSLYIASPSLESSLSDFKQDFYKSSDRRTKTTVEGIEYTHPSKVKFCYPGEESIEDLLFLINEHLRTVSVQLVGRENILQYIVGYKTHSSLEEIEPLALEPISFILTNACLCFVTEDLVSYPLPDFVRGLPSIPRHHVNDVKKIEYLKCIKQRRKEPRDITLMFSDVKEDIVLVPDHYSLEDYERDSPREIPVRIFVQSVRELNKFLMLVTCHWKDTHPMGDEFKVVQI